One Tepidisphaeraceae bacterium DNA segment encodes these proteins:
- the sugE gene encoding quaternary ammonium compound efflux SMR transporter SugE translates to MAWFILILAGLLEIGWAVGLKHTHGFTRPLPTLLTAIAMLLSLGLLGLALRHLPVGTAYAIWTGIGTVGTALLGMLLLGDPTSPLRLACIGLILLGIVGLKMA, encoded by the coding sequence TCATTCTCATCCTCGCGGGCCTGCTCGAGATCGGCTGGGCCGTCGGCCTGAAACACACGCACGGCTTCACCCGCCCGCTGCCGACCCTGCTCACCGCCATCGCGATGCTGCTCAGCCTCGGCCTGCTCGGCCTGGCCCTCCGGCATCTGCCGGTCGGCACCGCCTACGCCATCTGGACCGGCATCGGCACCGTCGGCACCGCGCTCCTAGGCATGCTCCTCCTCGGCGACCCCACCAGCCCGCTGCGCCTCGCCTGCATCGGGCTCATCCTGCTGGGCATCGTGGGATTGAAGATGGCTTAA
- a CDS encoding ankyrin repeat domain-containing protein, with protein MAEHHEAHRKTHDLVQTAFKGDVAAVARLVEEGADLRAYSDGGLNALHAAIENNQLQTVELLLQLGADVEQTTRDGWFTPLLHAIEVSSDAASQLEQARSGDMIDLLLRHGASPTADTAMGPSPLEFARQLANPVAEALLRVAAAPIELMLSGETVRAMPLQPIAYETPERPLEQKPRRPVDIRHVVAYTAAIAFVLGIVFGPLILALRYGHLLRSILPEP; from the coding sequence ATGGCTGAGCATCACGAAGCGCACCGCAAGACGCACGACCTCGTGCAGACGGCTTTCAAAGGTGATGTCGCAGCGGTCGCGCGGCTGGTGGAGGAGGGCGCAGACCTGCGGGCCTATTCCGATGGCGGGCTGAACGCGCTGCACGCGGCGATCGAGAACAATCAATTGCAGACGGTGGAACTGCTGCTTCAGCTGGGGGCGGACGTGGAACAGACGACGCGCGACGGTTGGTTCACGCCGCTGTTGCACGCGATCGAGGTGTCGTCAGATGCGGCCTCGCAACTTGAACAGGCACGGTCGGGAGACATGATCGATTTGCTGTTGCGGCACGGCGCCTCCCCGACGGCCGATACGGCGATGGGCCCGTCTCCACTGGAGTTCGCACGGCAGCTCGCCAATCCCGTCGCAGAAGCGTTGCTGCGCGTCGCGGCCGCGCCGATCGAGCTGATGCTATCTGGCGAGACGGTCCGCGCGATGCCGCTTCAGCCCATCGCCTACGAGACACCCGAACGGCCCTTGGAGCAAAAGCCGCGGCGACCGGTGGACATCCGGCACGTCGTGGCCTACACCGCGGCGATTGCGTTCGTGCTTGGAATTGTCTTTGGGCCGCTGATTCTAGCCTTGCGGTACGGACATCTGTTGCGCAGCATTCTTCCCGAGCCGTGA
- a CDS encoding zf-TFIIB domain-containing protein: MQCPACKTGVLEATELAAGTAAAQNLSARQCSHCHGHWIDGEIYLAWVERQGANLPKKQPDDVTEPPQSSESTKAKLCPNCGRFLIKAKVGHGTRFTLERCGGCGGIWFDANEWQALADRNLHDDVHFIFSSTWQADVLRQDRQAQYEKLMISKLGPADWQEIQRIKSWLDAHPNRPELYAVLMEGAGEK, translated from the coding sequence ATGCAATGTCCCGCCTGCAAGACCGGCGTTTTGGAAGCCACCGAACTCGCCGCCGGCACTGCGGCCGCGCAGAACCTGTCCGCCCGCCAGTGCAGCCACTGCCATGGCCATTGGATCGACGGCGAGATCTACCTGGCGTGGGTCGAACGGCAGGGGGCCAACCTGCCCAAAAAGCAGCCCGACGACGTCACCGAACCGCCGCAATCCAGCGAGTCGACCAAGGCCAAGCTCTGCCCCAACTGCGGCCGGTTCCTCATCAAGGCGAAGGTCGGCCACGGCACGCGCTTCACCCTCGAACGCTGCGGCGGCTGCGGCGGCATCTGGTTCGACGCCAACGAATGGCAAGCCCTCGCCGACCGCAACCTGCACGACGACGTCCACTTCATCTTCAGCAGCACCTGGCAAGCCGACGTCCTCCGCCAGGACCGCCAGGCCCAGTACGAGAAGCTGATGATCTCCAAACTCGGCCCCGCCGACTGGCAGGAGATCCAACGCATCAAGTCCTGGCTCGACGCGCACCCCAACCGCCCGGAACTTTATGCGGTGCTGATGGAAGGGGCGGGGGAGAAGTAG
- the speA gene encoding biosynthetic arginine decarboxylase, translating into MELTTETPGRDKDLLTAPPASPVNPPALGASNGNSATTRAWTIADSAKTYGIANWGQGYFSINDDGHVAVHPRQDPQQNVDLKKLVDELRERDIQLPCLIRFTDILEHRVQRLHGAFQNAIRDHDYKGRYRCVYPIKVNQQRHVVEEIHHFGKEFGFGLEAGSKPELLAVMAIVDNNDTPIVCNGFKDDEFIEAVILATKIGRNVIPVVEKFSELELIVKYAKQHNVKPSIGVRVKLAARGSGRWEQSGGVRSKFGLFISEVVEALEFLRNNGMGDCLNLLHFHLGSQINNIRNIKGAIIELSRVYTELQRLGAGLQYVDVGGGLGVDYDGSKTDFGSSINYGLQEYANDVVFHVKEVCDRTGVAHPTIISESGRAMVAYHSVLVFNVIGWSGFARFQLPKGLEPDQRATLPAPVTNLFDTFLGVNDQNYMEYYHDAHVSRDAVLNLFSLGYCNLEDRALGEKLYFGICAKVLKIIRKMEYVPDEFQNLEAMLSDTYFCNFSIFQSMPDSWAIDQLFPIMPIHRLKEEPDCRGILADITCDSDGKVDRFIDRRQVKSTLELHGYKGEDYCLAAFLVGAYQEILGDLHNLLGDTNAVHVTVDDNGYSIDEVIEGDTVREVLQYVQFSADDLMRTMRKTVEKALRDQKLSFDESRVLLKFYENGLEGYTYLE; encoded by the coding sequence ATGGAATTGACGACCGAGACCCCGGGCCGCGACAAGGATCTGCTGACCGCCCCGCCGGCCAGCCCTGTAAACCCGCCTGCCTTGGGTGCAAGCAACGGCAACAGTGCCACAACGCGCGCCTGGACCATCGCCGACTCTGCCAAGACCTACGGCATCGCCAACTGGGGCCAGGGTTACTTCAGCATCAACGACGACGGCCACGTCGCCGTCCACCCGCGCCAGGACCCGCAGCAGAACGTCGACCTGAAAAAGCTCGTCGATGAGCTGCGCGAGCGCGACATCCAGCTGCCCTGCCTCATCCGCTTCACCGACATTCTCGAGCACCGTGTGCAACGCCTGCACGGGGCGTTCCAGAACGCCATCCGCGACCACGACTACAAGGGCCGCTATCGCTGCGTCTACCCGATCAAGGTGAACCAGCAGCGGCACGTGGTGGAAGAGATCCACCACTTCGGCAAGGAATTCGGCTTCGGCCTCGAAGCCGGCAGCAAGCCCGAACTGCTCGCCGTCATGGCGATCGTTGACAACAACGACACGCCGATCGTCTGCAACGGCTTCAAGGACGACGAATTCATCGAAGCCGTCATTCTCGCCACGAAGATTGGCCGTAACGTCATCCCGGTCGTCGAAAAGTTCAGCGAGCTCGAGCTGATCGTCAAGTACGCCAAGCAGCACAACGTGAAGCCCAGCATCGGCGTGCGCGTGAAGCTGGCCGCCCGCGGCAGTGGCCGGTGGGAACAATCAGGCGGCGTGCGCTCGAAGTTCGGCCTCTTCATCTCCGAAGTCGTGGAAGCCCTCGAATTCCTCCGCAACAACGGCATGGGCGACTGCCTGAATCTGCTGCACTTCCACCTCGGCAGCCAGATCAACAACATCCGCAACATCAAGGGCGCCATCATCGAGCTGTCGCGCGTCTACACCGAACTGCAACGCCTCGGCGCCGGCCTGCAGTACGTCGACGTGGGCGGTGGCCTCGGCGTCGACTACGACGGCTCCAAGACCGACTTCGGCTCCAGCATCAACTACGGCCTGCAGGAATACGCCAACGACGTCGTCTTCCACGTGAAGGAAGTCTGCGACCGCACCGGCGTCGCCCATCCCACGATTATCAGCGAGAGCGGCCGTGCGATGGTCGCCTACCACAGCGTGCTCGTCTTCAACGTCATCGGCTGGAGCGGCTTCGCCCGCTTCCAACTCCCCAAAGGCCTCGAACCCGACCAGCGCGCCACCCTGCCCGCCCCGGTCACCAATCTGTTCGACACGTTCCTAGGCGTGAACGACCAGAACTACATGGAGTACTACCACGATGCCCACGTTTCCCGCGACGCCGTGCTGAACCTCTTCAGCCTGGGCTACTGCAACCTGGAAGACCGCGCCCTCGGCGAAAAGCTCTACTTCGGCATCTGCGCCAAAGTCCTGAAAATCATCCGCAAGATGGAGTACGTGCCCGACGAGTTCCAGAATCTCGAAGCCATGCTGTCGGACACCTACTTCTGCAACTTCTCGATCTTCCAATCGATGCCCGACAGCTGGGCGATCGACCAGCTCTTCCCGATCATGCCGATCCACCGGTTAAAGGAAGAGCCCGACTGCCGCGGGATTTTGGCCGACATCACCTGCGATTCCGACGGCAAGGTCGACCGCTTCATCGATCGCCGGCAGGTGAAGAGCACGCTTGAGCTGCACGGCTACAAGGGCGAGGACTACTGCTTGGCCGCCTTCCTCGTCGGTGCCTACCAGGAGATCCTCGGCGACCTCCACAACCTGCTCGGCGACACGAACGCCGTCCACGTCACGGTTGACGACAACGGCTATTCCATCGACGAGGTCATCGAAGGCGACACCGTCCGCGAGGTCCTCCAATACGTCCAGTTCTCCGCCGACGACCTGATGCGCACGATGCGCAAGACCGTCGAAAAAGCCCTCCGCGACCAAAAGCTCAGCTTCGACGAAAGCCGCGTCCTGCTGAAGTTCTACGAGAACGGTTTAGAGGGCTACACGTACCTCGAGTAG
- a CDS encoding agmatine deiminase family protein, translating to MAKLKVLNQTPAALGYTFPAEWEPQSATWFSWPRPEGISFPGKYHTIPENLARIMCEIQSRQAVRINVPNENWEHIVRRDLKEFGCPTKNVFFHPIKTNESWCRDHGPAFVVNRAKKKVAIVDWGFNAWGGKYPPYDDDDAVPTRIAKEFGLPVFYPTRTTGGSPVSSPSTEKHGRAARGTKDEMPSNLVIMEGGSVDFNGAGTVLTTTDCLLNKNRNPDLSKQQVEQYLKDYYGQSHVAWLTGGIEGDDTDGHIDDLARFLSPTKLVMGVEPDTKDDNHRVLKSVRKQVDKLRDQDGRPFEIIQIPMPKPVVHDGQRLPATYVNFLFINGALLVPTFRDRKNDKKALSILQDHLPKHKVIGIDCTELIWGLGAIHCLTQQQPKV from the coding sequence ATGGCAAAACTCAAAGTTCTCAACCAAACCCCCGCCGCCCTCGGTTACACCTTCCCCGCCGAATGGGAGCCGCAATCCGCCACATGGTTTTCATGGCCGCGGCCGGAGGGGATTTCGTTTCCTGGGAAGTACCACACGATCCCGGAGAACCTGGCGCGCATCATGTGCGAGATCCAGAGCCGTCAGGCCGTGCGCATCAACGTGCCGAACGAGAACTGGGAGCACATCGTCCGCCGGGATCTGAAGGAGTTCGGCTGCCCGACGAAGAACGTCTTCTTCCATCCCATCAAGACGAACGAAAGCTGGTGCCGCGACCACGGGCCGGCGTTTGTCGTGAACCGGGCGAAGAAGAAGGTGGCGATCGTCGACTGGGGCTTCAACGCCTGGGGCGGCAAGTATCCGCCGTACGATGATGACGATGCCGTGCCGACGCGGATCGCGAAGGAATTCGGCCTGCCGGTCTTCTATCCCACCCGTACCACGGGCGGCTCGCCCGTGTCCTCTCCTTCCACAGAAAAACACGGGCGGGCCGCCCGTGGTACGAAAGACGAGATGCCGTCGAACCTCGTCATCATGGAAGGCGGCTCCGTCGACTTCAACGGGGCCGGCACGGTCCTCACCACCACCGATTGCCTGCTCAACAAGAACCGCAACCCCGACCTCTCCAAGCAGCAAGTCGAACAGTACCTGAAAGACTACTACGGCCAATCCCACGTGGCCTGGCTTACCGGCGGCATCGAAGGGGACGACACCGACGGCCACATCGACGACCTCGCCCGCTTCCTCAGCCCCACGAAGCTCGTCATGGGCGTCGAGCCCGACACGAAAGACGACAACCACCGCGTGCTGAAGTCCGTGCGCAAGCAGGTCGACAAGTTGCGCGACCAGGATGGCCGGCCATTCGAGATCATCCAGATCCCGATGCCCAAGCCCGTCGTCCACGACGGCCAACGCCTGCCGGCGACGTACGTCAACTTTTTGTTCATCAACGGCGCGCTACTGGTGCCCACCTTCCGCGACAGGAAGAACGACAAGAAGGCCCTGTCGATCCTGCAAGACCACCTGCCCAAGCATAAGGTGATCGGCATCGACTGCACGGAACTCATCTGGGGCTTGGGTGCCATTCACTGCCTTACGCAGCAGCAGCCGAAGGTGTAA